One Vibrio sp. 16 genomic window carries:
- the opgC gene encoding OpgC domain-containing protein — MQRNHSIDAIRGTLLLIMSVNHFIWLTVGWTEIQYFTLQPLGQVGAAEGFILISGLMVGLIYSAYDRQVTRQKLFRRAKQLYFYHMAAIVGLLIIASLQIALEPSIQAFYNKIFPGLMENKLLAVAASATLIHKPAYFDILPMYIVFLLLAPLVLSQLQNGRTAQVLIVSVLLWLSSRVINLSEWLTPYFPDSELNTGYFSLLAWQLIFVIGITLGYYAKYQPINWFKYRAVTVAVAIIATIIFFLNRNVLAEYGIHYGTLYELADKPLIGWLRAFNLLLLVYLFSWLLHCKPNALAFKPLALLGRYSLHVFTWHYVVIFALAPFALGHFNFQPNFNLCLVAVALLLFIPPLIKQRQQQLNTLNLTRSS; from the coding sequence ATGCAACGTAATCATTCCATTGATGCCATTCGCGGCACTTTGCTGCTGATCATGTCCGTTAACCACTTTATTTGGCTTACTGTGGGGTGGACAGAGATTCAATACTTTACTCTTCAACCGCTCGGGCAAGTCGGGGCTGCGGAAGGCTTTATTCTCATTTCAGGCCTGATGGTTGGGCTAATATACTCGGCCTATGATCGCCAAGTGACCCGCCAAAAACTGTTCCGCAGAGCCAAGCAACTCTACTTCTATCACATGGCAGCGATTGTCGGTTTACTGATCATCGCGTCGCTACAAATTGCGCTGGAACCTTCGATTCAAGCCTTTTACAACAAGATATTTCCTGGCCTAATGGAGAACAAACTGCTTGCGGTCGCGGCGAGTGCCACCTTGATTCACAAGCCGGCGTACTTCGATATTTTGCCCATGTACATTGTTTTCCTGCTACTTGCTCCACTTGTCCTGAGCCAGTTGCAAAACGGTCGCACGGCCCAAGTGCTGATCGTCAGTGTTTTGCTCTGGCTGTCGAGTCGAGTGATAAATCTGTCTGAGTGGCTCACTCCATATTTCCCCGACAGCGAACTCAATACTGGCTACTTCAGTTTACTGGCTTGGCAGTTGATATTTGTAATTGGCATCACCTTGGGATACTACGCAAAGTACCAGCCGATAAACTGGTTTAAATATCGCGCTGTCACGGTTGCCGTAGCTATCATCGCGACGATCATTTTCTTTCTCAATCGCAACGTATTGGCCGAGTATGGCATCCACTATGGAACGCTGTATGAACTTGCAGATAAGCCGCTCATCGGCTGGCTAAGAGCCTTTAACTTGTTGCTGTTAGTCTACTTATTTTCTTGGCTGTTGCACTGCAAACCCAATGCGCTCGCCTTTAAGCCACTGGCCCTTCTTGGCCGCTATTCCCTACACGTTTTTACTTGGCACTACGTGGTGATTTTTGCTTTAGCACCGTTTGCATTAGGTCACTTTAACTTCCAGCCAAATTTCAACCTCTGCTTAGTTGCTGTCGCATTGTTGCTCTTTATTCCACCACTCATTAAACAGCGACAACAACAGCTCAATACATTAAATCTGACAAGGAGTTCCTAA
- a CDS encoding LysR family transcriptional regulator, which produces MELEDIYRRDLNLLVALRVLIEECSVSKAANRLNLSQSAMSRVLGRLRDMLGDPLFTRQGQHLIPTEKALEIDRSLGEPLESLRQLLSPLEFDPQSCDQTFTIATTDYAMQTILPFALPRIYQEAPNVSFNFLPLQHDRLADQLTYENADLAICRPIGPVEPLRSEILGRVGVLCLLSKQHPLADAEMSLADYLTYPHAMIAISDGVKALIEGALVDQPKRKMVLRAYHLEAALAIVDTMPIIITVPADLAYLVAERYDLVIKPLPFQFTPFDYSMIWHPRCEHSPAQEWLRGIVKEECSRLIAKRIDDIGLD; this is translated from the coding sequence GTGGAACTAGAAGACATCTATCGTCGTGATCTGAATTTGCTGGTGGCACTGCGAGTTTTAATCGAAGAATGCAGTGTAAGCAAAGCGGCAAACCGTTTAAATCTAAGCCAATCGGCGATGAGTCGAGTGCTGGGGCGGTTGCGTGACATGTTAGGAGACCCGCTCTTTACCCGCCAAGGACAACATTTGATTCCGACCGAAAAAGCACTGGAAATTGATCGGTCTTTGGGAGAACCGCTAGAGTCATTGCGTCAGTTGCTGTCACCGTTGGAGTTCGATCCACAAAGCTGCGATCAGACCTTTACTATCGCCACGACCGATTACGCGATGCAAACCATATTGCCGTTTGCCTTGCCGCGTATTTATCAAGAAGCGCCAAATGTCTCGTTTAACTTTTTACCCTTGCAGCATGACAGATTGGCAGACCAACTCACTTACGAGAATGCCGATTTAGCCATTTGTCGCCCGATTGGTCCTGTTGAGCCTCTGCGTAGCGAGATCTTAGGCCGAGTGGGGGTGCTTTGTTTGCTCTCTAAACAGCATCCTTTAGCGGACGCAGAAATGAGCTTGGCGGATTATCTGACTTATCCGCACGCGATGATCGCAATCAGTGATGGAGTGAAAGCGTTAATTGAGGGGGCTCTGGTCGATCAGCCAAAGCGTAAGATGGTGCTGCGTGCTTATCATTTGGAAGCGGCATTAGCGATTGTCGATACCATGCCTATCATTATTACCGTACCCGCTGACTTAGCGTATCTAGTCGCAGAGCGTTACGACTTAGTCATCAAGCCGTTACCATTTCAGTTTACGCCGTTTGACTACTCAATGATTTGGCACCCACGCTGTGAGCACTCTCCGG
- a CDS encoding DUF2141 domain-containing protein, with product MKRKLIALMVTSIALIGCNESEEVTVDASKKHDLQVTVTGITEEGGNLYIGVRDKHSNVVAEHMAQAVAASSSILLEQIPAGEYDIFTFQDIDGNNELTMAGMMPKEPLGYSGNNILTGPPQFSSTSFKLTQNSEQTVTLFDYR from the coding sequence ATGAAAAGAAAACTGATTGCCCTAATGGTGACCTCTATTGCCTTAATCGGGTGTAACGAGAGTGAAGAAGTCACCGTAGATGCGAGTAAAAAGCATGATCTGCAAGTGACTGTCACAGGTATCACCGAAGAGGGCGGAAATCTCTATATTGGAGTACGGGATAAACACAGTAATGTGGTCGCGGAGCATATGGCGCAGGCAGTAGCAGCATCGTCATCAATCCTGCTTGAGCAAATCCCTGCTGGAGAGTATGACATTTTTACTTTTCAAGATATTGACGGGAATAATGAACTGACCATGGCCGGTATGATGCCAAAAGAGCCGCTTGGCTACTCTGGCAATAACATTCTGACAGGTCCACCCCAGTTCTCTTCGACCAGTTTTAAACTGACTCAAAATAGCGAACAAACCGTCACGTTGTTTGATTATCGCTAA
- a CDS encoding helix-turn-helix transcriptional regulator, translated as MRQFCFILRIVEAVETRLPCKLEINALADTLNVSRWHLQHEFKRYTGIPLGRYYRLRLLTLAMKALACSERNVLDIALDYGFESQEALYRAVRQNFLISPKHFKRNPTLAKYFGVPPIDISYLTFFQRMQSCPPEEVIFPADTFYGVVSDFASVFFDEKETGDKVEQMWQTFVEATADWQHEARDYYALEYRNNCSVRSGQFQMLAVCNGEKEESPYPIARIDLPQRKMWRFQLSHNPPLKALFVYLNQVFCIPRKLTLKRLPYIWQMDSEGELVFWVELRSFAGPVTLPSSIQLLTRVEGQSFSGRLEGADIPQTCVEKYQRLAFVLNHFRASLPKLNSGAEKWLIGRPMSSDYAPNHDYRVSRITPEGGSTNGVESGMILKCVLQGSLAKIGEDLDSLYFSHLHEVGYVLRQGFEWITRADELPGQEWCIELLIPVSKR; from the coding sequence ATGCGCCAGTTTTGTTTTATTTTACGTATTGTTGAAGCCGTTGAAACTCGCTTACCGTGCAAGCTTGAGATCAACGCACTTGCTGACACTTTAAACGTCAGTCGATGGCATCTTCAGCATGAATTTAAGCGTTATACGGGGATTCCTCTGGGGCGTTACTACCGCTTGCGGTTGCTGACGTTAGCGATGAAGGCGCTGGCGTGTTCAGAGCGAAATGTGCTCGATATTGCGCTCGACTATGGGTTTGAATCGCAAGAAGCCTTGTATCGCGCTGTTAGACAAAACTTCCTCATCTCTCCAAAGCACTTTAAACGCAACCCAACCTTGGCCAAGTACTTCGGTGTGCCGCCAATTGATATCAGCTACTTAACGTTTTTTCAGCGAATGCAATCTTGTCCACCTGAGGAGGTGATCTTCCCTGCGGATACCTTTTATGGCGTGGTCAGTGATTTTGCTTCGGTCTTTTTTGATGAGAAAGAGACTGGCGATAAAGTTGAGCAGATGTGGCAAACGTTTGTTGAGGCGACTGCGGACTGGCAACATGAAGCACGGGACTACTATGCGTTGGAATATCGTAATAATTGTTCGGTAAGGTCCGGTCAATTTCAGATGCTGGCGGTGTGCAATGGGGAGAAAGAGGAGTCCCCATATCCTATAGCGCGGATCGACCTGCCACAGCGTAAAATGTGGCGTTTTCAATTGTCCCACAACCCACCTCTAAAGGCCTTATTTGTCTACCTCAACCAAGTCTTTTGTATCCCACGTAAACTGACGCTTAAGCGTTTACCTTACATTTGGCAAATGGATAGCGAAGGAGAGTTGGTGTTTTGGGTCGAACTCAGAAGTTTTGCAGGCCCAGTAACGCTGCCCTCGTCGATTCAATTGCTTACTCGAGTGGAAGGGCAATCTTTCTCTGGTCGCCTTGAAGGGGCGGATATTCCACAGACTTGTGTGGAGAAATACCAGCGCTTAGCGTTTGTGTTAAACCACTTTCGAGCATCATTACCCAAGCTAAACTCCGGCGCTGAAAAGTGGCTGATTGGGCGACCAATGAGCTCGGATTATGCGCCTAACCACGATTACCGTGTGAGCCGGATTACCCCAGAAGGTGGCAGTACAAACGGTGTAGAGTCGGGCATGATCTTAAAGTGTGTTTTGCAAGGAAGCTTGGCAAAAATTGGCGAAGACCTTGATAGCCTTTACTTCTCTCACCTACACGAAGTGGGGTATGTATTGCGTCAAGGGTTTGAGTGGATAACCCGAGCAGACGAATTACCGGGACAAGAGTGGTGTATTGAACTGCTTATCCCGGTTTCTAAGCGTTAG
- the tusA gene encoding sulfurtransferase TusA — MTFNPEQANKTLEAEGLRCPEPVMMVRKTIRTMQDGEVLLVKADDPSTTRDIPSFCRFMDHQLIGSQTEALPYLYLIKKGLS; from the coding sequence ATGACATTCAATCCAGAACAGGCAAATAAAACACTAGAGGCAGAAGGATTACGTTGCCCAGAGCCAGTAATGATGGTCAGGAAGACAATTCGAACTATGCAAGATGGGGAAGTTTTGTTGGTCAAAGCAGACGACCCATCAACCACTCGAGATATCCCGAGTTTCTGTCGCTTTATGGATCATCAATTAATTGGTTCTCAGACAGAGGCGTTACCCTACCTGTATCTCATCAAGAAAGGGCTTAGCTAG
- a CDS encoding ABC transporter substrate-binding protein, whose product MKTKLLSTLITSSLVFSAHSVADANLDNMSKLTIIPNHNPSLIRNFNPYAVSRLHTARDFIFEPLVIFNELKGNVPEYRLATGYTMSDDLLSITFDLREGVKWSDGETFDADDVLFTFDLVRKNPNIDDRGINSKIKSVEKLGPYLVRFNLDKVNTNIGYEIAQVPVVPEHQWKSVDDPAAFMNPNPVGTGPFTELPQFTSTLFLQCRNAHYWDQANLDVDCLRVPQMNHNDQVLAELMNSRIDWAGSFVPDIDQTYMKASSHHGYWYPPAGTQAFMFNYASKDKVKHAVLNDINFRRAFSMAIDRQTLIDIANYGNAVLNDFASGLGYAFEAWSDEKVHNQYKPFMTYSPEKAKALLAKSGYKDIDNDGFVESPSGDKFELSIQSPQGWTDFNNTVMLAAEQLVSVGIKVKARTPDFSIYNKSMLGADYDIAYTNYFHGPTPHKYWDSGYHSRLQASEGMPRFAMHHWKSEKLDNLLDSFYKTADIKEQRAIAHSIQKTIAENQVTVPVLSGPNFYQYNTTRFTGWWNADNPKGRPMIWEGTPERLLHVLDLKPRS is encoded by the coding sequence ATGAAAACAAAACTTCTATCTACTCTGATTACGTCATCATTAGTATTTTCCGCCCATTCTGTGGCCGATGCTAACTTAGACAACATGTCGAAGTTGACGATCATTCCCAATCACAACCCTTCTCTGATTCGAAACTTCAACCCTTATGCGGTTTCTCGTTTGCATACGGCTCGAGACTTCATTTTTGAGCCTTTGGTTATCTTCAATGAACTAAAAGGCAATGTCCCTGAGTACCGCCTTGCGACGGGGTATACGATGAGTGATGATCTACTGAGTATCACTTTTGACCTTCGCGAAGGAGTGAAATGGTCAGACGGTGAAACCTTCGATGCCGATGATGTGTTGTTTACCTTTGACCTTGTGCGTAAAAACCCGAATATCGATGATCGTGGTATCAACAGCAAAATTAAGTCGGTTGAGAAGTTAGGGCCATATCTGGTGCGTTTCAATCTAGACAAGGTGAATACCAATATCGGTTATGAGATCGCTCAAGTACCTGTTGTTCCTGAGCATCAATGGAAGTCCGTTGACGATCCTGCCGCATTCATGAACCCAAATCCTGTTGGTACTGGACCATTTACTGAGCTGCCTCAATTCACTTCAACACTATTTCTCCAGTGTCGTAATGCGCACTATTGGGATCAAGCTAACCTAGATGTCGACTGCTTACGCGTCCCGCAAATGAATCATAATGACCAAGTACTTGCAGAGTTGATGAACTCGCGCATTGACTGGGCTGGCTCTTTTGTTCCTGATATTGACCAAACCTACATGAAAGCGTCAAGCCACCATGGTTACTGGTATCCACCCGCAGGGACTCAAGCATTTATGTTTAACTATGCATCGAAAGATAAAGTCAAACATGCGGTGCTGAACGATATTAACTTCCGTCGTGCTTTCTCTATGGCGATCGACCGTCAGACACTGATTGACATCGCTAACTACGGAAATGCGGTCTTGAATGACTTTGCTTCTGGTTTGGGCTACGCGTTTGAAGCTTGGTCAGATGAAAAAGTGCATAACCAGTACAAGCCATTTATGACTTACTCGCCTGAGAAGGCCAAAGCGTTACTTGCCAAGTCAGGTTATAAAGATATCGACAATGATGGCTTTGTTGAGTCTCCGTCGGGTGACAAATTTGAGTTGAGTATTCAGTCTCCGCAAGGATGGACCGATTTCAATAATACGGTCATGCTGGCCGCAGAGCAGCTCGTCAGTGTTGGGATTAAGGTCAAAGCACGTACGCCTGATTTTTCAATCTACAACAAGAGTATGTTAGGGGCGGACTACGACATTGCGTATACCAACTATTTCCATGGACCGACGCCACACAAATATTGGGACAGTGGCTATCACTCACGCTTGCAAGCATCGGAAGGAATGCCACGATTTGCCATGCACCACTGGAAGAGTGAAAAGTTAGATAACTTGTTAGACAGTTTCTATAAGACGGCTGATATTAAAGAGCAGAGAGCCATCGCTCACTCAATCCAAAAGACCATTGCTGAAAATCAGGTCACGGTTCCTGTTTTGTCTGGGCCGAACTTCTACCAATACAATACGACCCGCTTTACCGGCTGGTGGAATGCGGATAATCCGAAAGGGCGCCCAATGATTTGGGAAGGCACACCTGAGCGCTTACTGCATGTGCTTGACTTAAAGCCTCGTAGCTAG